In the genome of Gemmatimonadota bacterium, one region contains:
- a CDS encoding alpha/beta fold hydrolase, whose product MTDELGSRACRAVRRARPMHAIAGNCFGALIALVLCIGTNALAQSTKSAPRKSSSKSAPDKSASIKSAESFVLKSGNDTIAVETVQQNGNDISAAMDARGSSRYTLDVKVDSQSLVSRLEIKAYSQAGTTPTAHAIVAIVDDSVFAQVGTGIQRAATKVGAIPWVNPSFALLQVLVQRARRLGAGPVTIPLFLIEGGSTVSATVTRLGADSTIVDVGGAELRLHTSPNGEVLGGAVPAQHSEIVRHTIPYSATGVALAKPDYSAPANAPYTSEEVRVTTPGSFVLAGTLTMPKRRNARVPAVVMITGSGLEDRDETIPGVVGYRPFRQIADTLSARGIAVLRMDDRSFGASGGDAASATTADFANDIRAALAYLKSRPDVDDGHLLLIGHSEGGEIAPMIAATDPSLAGIVTLAGPASTGREISHAQLEYAVTRDTALSAVRRDSILKGQDAILDSAAAHQPWVKYYLSYDPIATARNVRVPALVLQGGNDRQISPDQAEKLAAALRAGGDKDVTVHVFPELDHLFLVDPTGDPSGYARLPSKLIGADVLGTIADWVSEHSN is encoded by the coding sequence TTGACTGACGAACTCGGATCGCGCGCATGCAGGGCTGTCAGGCGTGCGCGTCCCATGCACGCAATCGCTGGAAATTGCTTCGGTGCGCTGATCGCGCTGGTTCTGTGCATCGGGACGAATGCGCTCGCACAATCCACAAAATCTGCACCGCGTAAATCCTCGAGTAAATCTGCGCCCGACAAGTCTGCGTCGATAAAGAGCGCCGAGTCTTTTGTGTTGAAGAGCGGCAATGACACAATCGCCGTCGAGACCGTGCAACAGAACGGCAACGACATCAGCGCGGCGATGGATGCGCGCGGCAGCAGTCGTTACACGCTGGATGTGAAAGTCGATTCGCAGAGTCTCGTGTCACGTCTCGAGATCAAGGCGTACAGTCAAGCGGGCACGACACCGACGGCACACGCAATCGTCGCGATCGTCGATGATAGTGTATTCGCACAGGTCGGTACGGGAATACAGCGCGCCGCCACGAAAGTCGGGGCAATTCCGTGGGTCAATCCGTCGTTTGCATTGCTGCAGGTACTCGTGCAGCGCGCACGTCGACTCGGAGCGGGACCGGTCACGATCCCTCTCTTTCTCATCGAGGGCGGCAGCACCGTCTCGGCGACTGTCACGCGGCTCGGCGCGGATTCCACGATCGTCGACGTGGGTGGCGCAGAGCTGCGGTTGCACACGTCACCGAATGGAGAGGTTCTGGGCGGCGCAGTTCCCGCCCAGCATTCGGAGATCGTACGTCACACGATTCCGTATTCCGCGACCGGTGTCGCGCTCGCCAAGCCCGATTATTCCGCACCGGCGAATGCGCCGTACACGAGTGAAGAAGTGAGGGTGACTACTCCCGGGTCGTTCGTACTGGCTGGAACACTCACGATGCCCAAACGCCGGAACGCACGCGTTCCCGCGGTGGTCATGATAACGGGTTCTGGACTGGAGGATCGCGACGAAACCATCCCCGGTGTGGTTGGTTATCGTCCGTTCCGCCAGATAGCCGATACACTCAGCGCGCGCGGTATCGCGGTCCTGCGCATGGACGACAGGAGCTTCGGCGCATCGGGCGGCGATGCTGCTTCGGCCACGACGGCCGATTTTGCGAATGACATCCGCGCTGCGCTTGCATATCTCAAGTCGCGCCCCGACGTAGATGACGGGCACCTCCTTTTGATCGGACACAGCGAAGGTGGCGAGATCGCGCCGATGATTGCAGCAACCGATCCATCGCTCGCGGGAATCGTGACGCTCGCTGGACCGGCGTCGACCGGCCGCGAGATCAGTCACGCACAGCTCGAATACGCTGTCACGCGTGACACTGCGCTCAGCGCCGTGCGGCGCGATTCCATACTCAAGGGACAGGACGCGATCCTGGATTCGGCGGCGGCGCATCAACCGTGGGTGAAGTACTATCTGTCGTACGATCCGATCGCCACGGCCAGGAACGTACGCGTTCCCGCTCTGGTGCTTCAGGGTGGCAACGATCGGCAGATCAGCCCGGATCAGGCGGAGAAGCTCGCGGCAGCGCTACGGGCTGGTGGCGACAAGGATGTTACGGTGCACGTCTTTCCGGAGCTCGACCATCTATTCCTGGTGGATCCGACCGGTGATCCGAGCGGTTATGCGAGGTTACCGTCGAAACTCATCGGTGCTGACGTCCTGGGGACGATCGCCGATTGGGTGAGCGAGCACTCGAACTAG
- a CDS encoding plastocyanin/azurin family copper-binding protein has product MHLGNLTLATAVLAAGLVGCGSSGASGSGTMGPPGPSPQTATVAATAQLAFSPNAVTIAPGGTVTFAFGTVGHAVKFDTGTNPPGDITGVNANTSISRTFSTAGTYTFHCTIHPQMTGTIIVAASSTTNNPAPPPGYGP; this is encoded by the coding sequence ATGCACCTTGGAAACCTGACACTGGCTACCGCAGTACTCGCCGCAGGACTCGTCGGATGCGGATCGTCAGGCGCGAGCGGAAGCGGAACCATGGGACCGCCGGGGCCGTCCCCCCAAACCGCGACGGTAGCCGCTACAGCACAACTGGCTTTCTCGCCCAACGCCGTCACCATCGCGCCCGGCGGTACGGTGACCTTCGCCTTCGGAACGGTGGGGCATGCGGTGAAGTTCGATACCGGAACCAATCCGCCCGGCGACATAACCGGCGTCAATGCAAACACGTCGATCTCGCGCACATTCAGCACAGCTGGGACTTACACGTTCCACTGCACGATCCATCCGCAGATGACTGGCACCATCATCGTCGCCGCATCGTCGACGACGAACAATCCGGCGCCACCTCCAGGCTACGGTCCGTAG
- a CDS encoding histidine kinase yields MGRTVTPASGAASDTGMSGLRWRTLIAIWSLPAFVASYSSYVAAGAQGHPIAFWRALAMQCPGWYVWVPLTPVVFALARRFPVERRPNLRTVGVHVAFLILALVLYTTVYVWANIEFRPSPLALTPALVKSVLVGSIVMTLVLYAATHTTCLALEYATRDRERERRTLELEAQLARAELHTLRAQLHPHVLFNALHTIALLARRDSNEAIRVTVLLGNVLRSVLDSGGTDERPLREEISLIQQYLAIELVRFADRLQVVWEIEDETQDAMVPTLLLQPLVENALRHGIARSVNGGTVVVSAQRSEQSVCITVWNNGPSLPGGRIGRRGVGLQNTEERLHRLYGDAGRLTIVNDPRGGVSVRVCAPWRTADVAAPGDKAELVVGPYTTYSVTREANSDLVVASTPDR; encoded by the coding sequence ATGGGTAGAACCGTTACGCCGGCCTCCGGCGCCGCATCTGATACCGGGATGAGCGGCCTCCGGTGGAGGACGCTCATCGCGATCTGGTCGCTTCCCGCCTTCGTCGCGTCGTACTCTTCATATGTAGCCGCCGGCGCCCAGGGGCACCCGATTGCGTTCTGGCGAGCGCTCGCGATGCAGTGTCCGGGATGGTATGTGTGGGTGCCGCTCACGCCAGTCGTGTTTGCGCTTGCGAGAAGATTCCCCGTCGAGCGGCGTCCGAATCTTCGCACCGTCGGCGTGCACGTGGCGTTTCTGATTCTCGCGCTCGTCCTGTACACCACGGTCTACGTCTGGGCCAACATCGAGTTCAGGCCGTCACCGCTCGCGCTCACGCCTGCGTTGGTCAAGTCGGTGCTCGTCGGCTCGATCGTCATGACGCTGGTGCTGTACGCCGCAACGCACACAACGTGTCTCGCTTTGGAATATGCAACGCGCGATCGCGAGCGCGAGCGGCGCACACTGGAGTTGGAAGCGCAGCTTGCCCGCGCGGAACTGCATACGCTCCGCGCACAGTTGCATCCGCACGTTCTGTTCAACGCGCTTCACACTATCGCCTTGCTGGCGCGCCGCGATTCCAATGAAGCGATCCGCGTTACCGTGCTGCTCGGCAACGTTCTCCGAAGCGTGCTCGACAGCGGTGGCACCGACGAGCGTCCGCTGCGCGAAGAGATATCGCTGATACAGCAGTATCTGGCGATCGAGCTCGTGCGCTTCGCCGACCGGCTTCAGGTGGTGTGGGAAATCGAGGACGAAACGCAGGACGCGATGGTTCCAACGTTGCTGTTGCAGCCCCTGGTGGAAAACGCGCTCCGCCACGGAATCGCGCGCAGCGTGAATGGTGGCACCGTAGTCGTTTCAGCACAACGGTCGGAGCAGAGCGTGTGCATCACGGTCTGGAACAACGGACCGTCGTTGCCCGGTGGCAGAATCGGGCGCCGCGGTGTGGGGCTGCAGAACACGGAAGAGCGGCTGCACAGGCTCTATGGTGACGCCGGACGCCTTACCATCGTCAATGATCCGCGCGGCGGGGTGAGTGTCCGCGTCTGCGCGCCGTGGCGTACCGCCGATGTCGCGGCACCCGGTGACAAGGCGGAGCTAGTGGTCGGTCCCTACACCACGTACAGCGTGACTCGCGAGGCGAACTCGGATCTCGTCGTAGCGTCGACGCCCGACAGGTAG
- a CDS encoding LytTR family DNA-binding domain-containing protein, whose protein sequence is MTSDESNSATTPTATLTALVADDEAIARDGLGHILAALDGIEVLPGARNGREAIKMIRANRPDVVFLDVEMPDVNGIDVVRTLQEEAPPEELPIFVFVTAYSSYAIEAFNLAASDYLVKPFTDARIARCMDRVRRLHARIRAERLSQAVLSLARNDFAPSAAAATPKAYVQRILIPHGVRTIIVPVNTVEWIGADNDYIVVHSQGKAHLLRGTLGAIEQDLDPNNFARAHRSILVNVDQIAELRRERDGSAAMVLRDGTRLPVGRRRYDEIRVRLASHAVRGVGTDH, encoded by the coding sequence ATGACGTCCGACGAGTCGAATTCGGCCACGACGCCCACGGCGACACTTACCGCTCTGGTAGCGGATGACGAGGCCATCGCGCGCGACGGACTTGGCCATATCCTCGCCGCACTGGATGGGATCGAAGTACTTCCGGGCGCCAGGAACGGCAGAGAGGCGATCAAGATGATCCGCGCTAACCGGCCGGATGTCGTTTTTCTGGATGTCGAGATGCCCGACGTCAACGGAATCGACGTCGTACGCACCTTGCAGGAAGAAGCGCCGCCGGAAGAGCTGCCGATCTTCGTCTTCGTCACGGCGTATTCCAGCTATGCGATCGAAGCGTTCAACCTCGCCGCGTCGGATTACCTCGTCAAGCCGTTCACCGATGCGAGAATCGCTCGCTGCATGGATCGGGTGCGACGGTTGCATGCGCGCATACGGGCGGAGCGGCTGAGCCAGGCAGTGTTGTCGCTGGCGCGGAATGATTTCGCGCCGTCTGCGGCTGCAGCCACACCCAAGGCGTACGTACAGCGCATTCTGATTCCGCATGGCGTGCGTACAATCATCGTGCCGGTGAATACCGTCGAATGGATCGGGGCCGACAACGATTACATCGTCGTCCATTCGCAGGGAAAGGCGCATCTACTGCGCGGCACACTCGGCGCGATCGAACAGGATCTCGATCCGAACAACTTCGCGCGCGCGCATCGATCGATTCTGGTGAACGTCGATCAGATTGCCGAGCTGAGGCGCGAACGTGACGGATCAGCCGCGATGGTACTGCGTGACGGGACGCGGCTACCTGTCGGGCGTCGACGCTACGACGAGATCCGAGTTCGCCTCGCGAGTCACGCTGTACGTGGTGTAGGGACCGACCACTAG
- a CDS encoding response regulator transcription factor: MANPAQCITIIGAEYGAALGIDRLMAAAGYDVQRADDLRIASSTLVNRPGAIVVASCTPNAPPLSMISTPRSASRDTPILILAPWASGTGSSALGASMGGRCTVEPFAPTEFLARLKTLVQESAPSDDDTATVLAFGDVEIDIPACAVRKNGVPVALTTKEFDLLVALIRMRGAIASRATLLKVVWGYHSEVVTRTVDIHIAELRRKLEPVPSEPRYLMTVRKRGYRFAGQRIS; the protein is encoded by the coding sequence ATGGCCAACCCAGCACAGTGCATCACCATAATCGGCGCGGAATATGGCGCGGCGCTCGGCATCGACAGACTCATGGCCGCCGCTGGTTACGACGTTCAGAGAGCCGACGATCTCAGAATCGCGAGCAGCACGCTGGTGAATCGCCCCGGTGCTATCGTCGTTGCATCCTGCACTCCCAATGCACCGCCACTTTCGATGATCAGCACGCCGCGCTCGGCGAGCCGAGACACACCGATTCTGATACTCGCTCCATGGGCGTCGGGGACCGGGTCTTCCGCCCTGGGAGCGTCGATGGGCGGCAGGTGCACGGTCGAGCCGTTCGCTCCCACCGAATTTCTGGCGCGACTCAAGACTCTGGTACAGGAATCAGCGCCGAGCGATGATGATACTGCGACCGTGCTCGCTTTCGGCGACGTCGAGATCGATATTCCTGCCTGCGCCGTCAGGAAGAACGGAGTACCTGTTGCGCTCACGACCAAGGAATTCGACCTGCTGGTCGCGCTGATACGAATGCGCGGCGCCATCGCCTCGCGCGCGACGTTGCTCAAGGTGGTCTGGGGCTACCACTCGGAAGTGGTCACACGCACAGTCGACATTCACATCGCTGAGCTCAGGCGCAAGCTGGAGCCGGTGCCGTCCGAGCCGCGCTATCTGATGACAGTCCGGAAACGTGGATATCGCTTCGCCGGGCAGCGTATCAGCTAG
- a CDS encoding nuclear transport factor 2 family protein: protein MTDSAVVSFETTWATAAVAHDTTTLRCMLANNFVDTNWQGMLRTRRDVLASAPVTPPGLTQHFSEWRIDRFDNTVLVRGLNTIAGADNKPVSTLRFTDVLRYLDGRWQATAAQETMVRQ, encoded by the coding sequence ATGACGGACTCCGCCGTCGTGTCGTTCGAAACGACATGGGCGACGGCGGCGGTTGCGCATGACACCACCACGTTACGATGCATGCTGGCCAACAATTTTGTCGATACCAACTGGCAGGGCATGTTGCGAACCAGACGTGACGTGCTCGCGAGCGCCCCGGTAACCCCGCCGGGACTGACTCAGCATTTCAGCGAGTGGCGTATCGATCGCTTCGACAACACTGTACTGGTGCGGGGATTGAATACGATCGCCGGTGCGGACAACAAGCCGGTATCCACGCTTCGCTTCACCGATGTGCTCCGGTATCTGGACGGGCGCTGGCAGGCTACTGCCGCGCAGGAGACCATGGTGCGGCAATAG
- a CDS encoding histidine kinase, producing the protein MRVFWRRAEIVVVVATAVGLLMFGYHYLDFVTRGVSVPIYDPLISEMTGAWGAIILLMGPVLPIVRRIQKRGGALAVPFHLAVLVGFSVLHTSWNAVTRQLLYTIFGLGHYDYGIMPTRYFMEFPMDVIAYALFVSLVTLVDHYGASRDREVQVARLEGELNRLRLATLESQLQPHFLFNALNTVSSVMYEDLAAADSILASLADLLRRTLRSSPGPEVSLQDELETLDLYLAIMRARFADRLTVDVDISDDVRRAAVPPLLLQPLVENALKHGDPGPSIPAHVTLRARQSGGDLLLEVQDNGLGITGSPEAAIGKGIGLGNTKRRLDHLYGDHHQLALQNRSSGGLSVTVRIPFHRIAPEATHE; encoded by the coding sequence ATGAGAGTGTTCTGGCGGCGCGCAGAGATCGTCGTGGTCGTGGCCACCGCGGTCGGCCTCCTGATGTTCGGATATCACTACCTCGACTTCGTGACGCGGGGAGTGTCCGTGCCGATCTACGATCCTCTCATAAGCGAGATGACCGGCGCATGGGGCGCGATTATCCTGCTGATGGGCCCCGTGCTTCCCATTGTACGCAGGATTCAGAAGCGTGGTGGCGCCCTGGCAGTACCGTTTCACCTTGCCGTGCTCGTTGGCTTCTCTGTCCTGCACACGTCATGGAACGCCGTCACGCGGCAGCTCCTGTACACGATCTTCGGGCTCGGTCACTACGATTACGGAATCATGCCGACGCGCTATTTCATGGAATTTCCCATGGATGTGATCGCGTACGCATTGTTCGTATCCCTCGTGACGCTGGTAGATCACTATGGCGCGTCTCGCGATCGCGAGGTGCAGGTTGCGCGACTGGAAGGAGAGCTCAACAGGCTGCGGCTCGCGACGCTCGAGTCTCAGCTGCAACCGCATTTTCTTTTCAATGCACTGAACACCGTGTCGTCCGTGATGTACGAGGATCTCGCTGCCGCGGATAGCATACTCGCGTCTCTCGCCGATCTGCTGCGCCGCACACTGCGCTCGTCGCCGGGCCCGGAAGTATCGCTGCAGGATGAGCTCGAGACGTTGGACCTCTATCTCGCGATAATGCGCGCGAGGTTTGCGGACAGACTCACTGTCGATGTCGATATTTCCGATGACGTACGTCGCGCGGCCGTCCCACCGCTGTTGTTGCAACCGCTCGTTGAAAATGCGCTCAAGCACGGCGATCCAGGGCCTTCGATTCCGGCGCATGTCACGCTGCGAGCCCGACAATCAGGCGGCGATCTTCTGCTCGAAGTCCAGGACAACGGCCTTGGAATCACGGGATCTCCCGAAGCTGCAATCGGAAAGGGGATAGGACTCGGCAATACCAAGCGTCGCCTCGACCATCTCTATGGCGACCACCACCAGCTGGCGTTGCAGAACAGATCGTCTGGCGGTCTCAGTGTCACGGTCAGGATCCCGTTCCACCGTATCGCGCCGGAGGCGACTCATGAGTAA
- a CDS encoding LytTR family DNA-binding domain-containing protein: MSNAAGLKVLIVDDERPARQKLRRLLGSDTEVVAIYEAADGVAAIETIRNEAPDVVFLDVQMPGVDGFGVVDALPPDALPHLVFVTAFDTYAVRAFDMHAVDYLLKPYDAERFERAWARAKETVAGRLVGEERDRLRRLVEDAEASRPQRAERILVESGERVLLISVDRIDRIESVRNYVRLKVGPDVYRVRATLTQFERRLDPVKFVRISRSQIVNLDRVAELRPWSHGDYVVVMRDGSQTRLSRRYRDGLDRFGLS; encoded by the coding sequence ATGAGTAACGCAGCCGGCCTCAAGGTGCTGATAGTGGATGACGAGCGCCCCGCTCGGCAGAAGCTGCGCAGATTGCTTGGCAGTGATACGGAGGTCGTTGCGATATATGAAGCGGCCGACGGCGTCGCGGCGATCGAGACGATCCGCAACGAAGCACCCGATGTAGTATTTCTGGACGTCCAGATGCCGGGCGTGGACGGGTTCGGTGTTGTTGATGCGCTGCCACCCGATGCGTTGCCCCACCTGGTATTCGTCACGGCTTTCGACACATACGCCGTGCGAGCGTTCGACATGCACGCCGTCGACTATCTGCTCAAGCCGTACGATGCCGAACGGTTCGAGCGTGCGTGGGCGCGTGCCAAGGAGACCGTCGCGGGCAGGCTAGTCGGCGAGGAGCGCGACCGTTTGCGCCGATTGGTCGAGGACGCCGAGGCTTCGCGCCCGCAGCGCGCAGAACGGATACTCGTCGAATCGGGCGAGCGCGTATTATTGATTTCCGTGGACAGGATCGACCGTATCGAGTCAGTGCGAAATTACGTGCGGCTGAAGGTTGGACCGGATGTCTACCGCGTTCGCGCCACCCTGACGCAATTCGAGCGGCGGCTCGATCCCGTGAAATTCGTGCGCATCAGCCGCTCGCAGATCGTGAATCTCGATCGCGTCGCCGAGCTCAGGCCCTGGTCGCACGGAGACTATGTAGTCGTGATGCGCGACGGCTCGCAGACGCGGTTGAGTCGCCGTTACCGGGACGGGCTGGATCGATTCGGACTTTCCTGA
- a CDS encoding TlpA disulfide reductase family protein has protein sequence MISQLSYTTPARRISHRILHAALAAALLVGARPVVAQSGEGIAIGAMAPAVTVADVSGKSVRVTPTIGRPMLIEFWATWCEFCERLEPTMKATYSKYGDKVQFAAIAVNVNQSPRRVAKHVKDRSLKYPVYYDDSGKATDAYDVAATSFVVIIDKKGRVAYTGVGDKQDLDAAIRGVL, from the coding sequence ATGATATCACAGCTCTCATATACTACTCCTGCACGCAGGATATCTCACCGCATCCTTCACGCCGCCCTGGCCGCGGCCTTGCTCGTCGGCGCCAGGCCCGTCGTGGCGCAGTCGGGTGAGGGAATCGCGATCGGGGCGATGGCGCCGGCAGTGACCGTCGCCGACGTGTCCGGCAAATCCGTTCGCGTGACGCCGACGATCGGACGCCCCATGCTGATCGAGTTCTGGGCGACGTGGTGTGAATTCTGCGAGCGTCTCGAGCCGACGATGAAGGCGACGTACAGCAAGTACGGCGACAAGGTTCAGTTTGCAGCGATCGCCGTGAACGTGAATCAGTCGCCCAGGCGCGTCGCGAAGCACGTGAAGGATCGGTCGCTCAAGTATCCCGTGTACTACGACGACAGTGGCAAGGCAACCGATGCATACGATGTCGCAGCCACTTCTTTCGTCGTGATCATCGACAAGAAGGGGAGGGTCGCGTACACGGGCGTTGGCGACAAGCAGGATCTGGACGCGGCCATTCGCGGCGTTCTGTAG
- a CDS encoding redoxin domain-containing protein — MTMFRIMKFPAIAMLMAAPFCLKAQGSMGGMAMPPAQASSAPEVGTMAPDFTAQGADQSGTHAVSLSSLRGHVVVLAFYPADRSSGCTHELNKFRDEYSKIFGSDVTVLPISLDSLESHVSWAHDSKFPFTLVADNGGKIASTYGSLMAGRPYASRTVFVIGKDGKIVSRNMKFGALDQHAYDDLTAAIAKAKTE; from the coding sequence ATGACAATGTTCAGGATCATGAAATTCCCGGCAATCGCGATGTTGATGGCAGCGCCATTCTGTTTGAAGGCCCAGGGATCGATGGGTGGAATGGCGATGCCTCCGGCGCAGGCTTCATCCGCACCCGAAGTGGGCACGATGGCGCCTGATTTCACGGCGCAGGGCGCGGACCAGTCCGGTACGCATGCTGTATCTCTCAGTTCCCTGCGCGGGCACGTTGTCGTGCTGGCGTTCTATCCGGCGGATCGGTCGAGCGGATGCACTCACGAGCTCAACAAGTTCCGCGATGAGTACTCCAAGATATTCGGATCCGATGTAACGGTGCTTCCCATCTCGCTCGACAGCCTCGAATCACACGTGAGCTGGGCACACGACTCGAAATTCCCATTCACGCTCGTCGCCGACAACGGCGGAAAGATCGCGAGCACGTATGGCTCGTTGATGGCGGGGCGTCCGTACGCCAGCCGGACCGTGTTCGTGATCGGCAAGGATGGCAAGATCGTGAGCCGCAACATGAAGTTCGGTGCACTGGATCAGCACGCCTACGACGATCTTACCGCGGCGATCGCGAAGGCGAAGACCGAGTAG
- a CDS encoding cytochrome c biogenesis protein CcdA, with amino-acid sequence MDLSQIGIRLSQSPATAIPILFFTGVLTSLTPCIYPMIPITAAIVGGQSVGRSTRRGVALTLMYVFGLSLVYALLGLLAGLTQTLFGTVSASPWAALVTGNLLLLFGLWMLDAIPIRIPSALLGGGRTESVSSLGGAFIMGCASGLVAAPCSAPVLAAVLTWVAVTKSAVLGFIYLFVFSIGMCALLVVVGIFGATFARLPKSGMWMVWVKRALALVMLGAAEYYFVHAGLTM; translated from the coding sequence GTGGATCTCTCCCAGATCGGAATCCGGCTGTCGCAGAGTCCTGCGACAGCCATTCCGATCCTGTTCTTCACCGGCGTCCTCACCAGCCTGACGCCGTGCATCTATCCAATGATTCCGATCACCGCGGCAATAGTCGGTGGTCAGTCGGTTGGCCGCAGCACTCGCCGCGGCGTCGCGTTGACCCTGATGTACGTCTTCGGGCTCTCGCTGGTTTACGCGCTGCTCGGGTTGCTCGCGGGGCTCACGCAAACGCTGTTCGGCACTGTGAGTGCGAGTCCGTGGGCAGCACTCGTCACCGGCAATCTGCTGCTTCTATTCGGTCTCTGGATGCTCGACGCGATTCCGATCCGAATCCCCTCCGCACTACTCGGCGGCGGACGCACCGAATCGGTCAGTTCGCTCGGCGGCGCATTCATAATGGGATGCGCATCGGGACTCGTCGCGGCACCGTGTTCCGCGCCAGTGCTCGCCGCGGTTCTCACATGGGTCGCGGTGACCAAGAGCGCGGTACTCGGCTTCATCTACCTGTTCGTCTTCTCCATCGGCATGTGCGCGTTGCTGGTGGTAGTCGGAATATTCGGCGCAACATTCGCGCGATTGCCGAAGTCAGGGATGTGGATGGTATGGGTCAAGCGCGCGCTCGCGCTCGTGATGCTCGGCGCTGCGGAGTACTACTTCGTCCACGCCGGCTTGACGATGTAG
- a CDS encoding c-type cytochrome, translating into MSGVGREFMLRITASVVALASLACGTRANDAANARDSLRTSSTTTIASRTIVTLYDSATYPSGPEGASARRGFAILAATRDSLPGYVGNSLRCFSCHVDNGRRPNGIPLTGAYARYPNYATRDGRVITIQDRVNNCMRRSMAGRNIPSDSREMNDIVTYLALVSHGVAVGSHVSGEGLPKMPDMSGETSRGASIFTARCARCHGADGQGIPPATPLWGPRSYSIGASLARMERAASFIRHNMPFDSAGILSDQQAYDVAAFVVSHPRRDSHGKELDWPNGGAPRDVPYDTRGHKAFDPPRRLLPAAF; encoded by the coding sequence ATGTCAGGAGTTGGACGGGAATTCATGCTTCGCATTACGGCCAGCGTAGTTGCGCTTGCGTCGCTCGCGTGTGGCACTCGTGCGAATGATGCTGCAAACGCGCGCGACAGTCTTCGCACGAGCAGTACGACTACGATCGCGTCCAGAACGATTGTGACGCTTTACGATTCCGCGACATATCCATCCGGCCCGGAAGGGGCGTCGGCGCGGCGCGGCTTCGCGATTCTTGCGGCAACGCGCGACAGCCTGCCCGGCTACGTCGGCAATTCACTCCGCTGCTTCAGTTGCCACGTCGACAACGGCCGACGCCCAAACGGGATTCCGTTGACGGGCGCGTACGCACGCTATCCCAACTATGCGACGCGCGACGGGCGCGTGATCACGATCCAGGATCGTGTCAACAACTGCATGCGGCGCAGCATGGCGGGGCGAAATATTCCGTCAGACAGCAGGGAGATGAACGACATAGTTACATATCTCGCGCTCGTGTCGCACGGAGTGGCGGTGGGGAGTCACGTGAGCGGCGAAGGGTTGCCGAAGATGCCTGATATGAGCGGCGAGACGTCACGTGGCGCATCGATATTTACCGCGCGGTGCGCGCGTTGCCATGGCGCCGATGGACAGGGGATACCACCTGCAACCCCTCTCTGGGGGCCCCGCTCCTATTCGATAGGGGCGTCGCTGGCGCGTATGGAGCGCGCGGCGTCGTTCATCAGACACAACATGCCGTTCGATTCGGCTGGCATATTGAGCGATCAGCAAGCATACGACGTCGCGGCGTTTGTCGTGTCTCATCCGCGACGTGATTCACACGGGAAGGAGCTGGACTGGCCGAATGGAGGTGCGCCGCGGGACGTCCCGTACGACACGCGCGGTCACAAGGCGTTCGATCCACCGCGACGCCTGTTGCCTGCGGCGTTCTAA